The proteins below are encoded in one region of Tolumonas auensis DSM 9187:
- the nirB gene encoding nitrite reductase large subunit NirB, with translation MQKHRIIVVGNGMVGHRYLEELVDKADLSQYEVTVFGAEPREAYDRVHLSSYFSHHTAAELSLVKPGFYEKHGIKLFLNEAVKRIDRAQKVIETNQGQTLPYDTLVLATGSYPWVPNIAGSAHHECFVYRTIEDLKAIREAAKQGKSGVVVGGGLLGLEAAGALKALGLETHVIEFAPVLMAEQLDRQGGEMLRRKIESLGVTVHTSKNTREIAHYQGKQGHHQLRFADDSVLDVDLVVFSTGIRPQDTLARYSDLPIAERGGVEINDHCLTADEHIYAIGECAAWHGRFFGLVAPGYKMAQVAVDHLLGNDNAFTGADMSAKLKLLGVEVGSIGDAQGRTPESLSYVYQDDAAGIYKKIVVSSDGSKLLGAVLVGDTTDYGNLLQLKLNDMPLPAHPDTLILPAHAGAKPTLGVDALPDSAQICSCFDVTKGRIAQAVAAGCHTVAAIKAETKAGTGCGGCVPLISQVLNAELSRQGIEVKNHLCEHFAFSRQELFHLVKVGQLKTFEEVLSKHGHGYGCEVCKPTVGSILASCWGEYVLKSAHTPLQDTNDTFLGNMQKDGTYSVIPRMPGGEVTPEGLMEVAAVARDYKLYTKITGAQRIGLFGAHKDDLPTIWERLIKAGFETGHAYAKSLRMVKTCVGSTWCRFGVQDSVGLGVELEHRYKGIRSPHKMKFGVSGCTRECAEAQGKDVGIIATDKGWNLYVCGNGGMKPRHADLLAADLDKETLIRYVDRFLMFYVRTADKLQRTASWLDNLEGGLDYLKSVIIDDKLGIGAELEQEMDAIRSQYHCEWQETLGDEQQKLRFRHFINSAQPDPLVQFVSERHQHRPAKPEERIPTYNISLEEPV, from the coding sequence ATGCAGAAACATCGGATTATCGTCGTTGGTAACGGCATGGTTGGCCACCGCTATCTGGAAGAGTTGGTGGATAAAGCCGACCTCAGCCAGTATGAAGTGACCGTATTTGGCGCTGAACCGCGCGAAGCGTATGACCGTGTGCATTTGTCTTCCTATTTTTCGCACCACACGGCGGCGGAACTGAGTCTGGTGAAACCGGGCTTTTATGAAAAACATGGCATCAAGTTATTCCTTAATGAAGCCGTGAAACGCATCGACCGCGCACAAAAAGTCATTGAAACCAATCAGGGGCAAACCCTGCCTTATGACACACTGGTGCTGGCGACCGGCTCTTACCCTTGGGTGCCAAATATCGCCGGTAGTGCGCATCACGAATGTTTTGTTTACCGCACCATTGAAGATCTGAAAGCGATCCGCGAAGCGGCGAAACAAGGCAAAAGCGGTGTCGTCGTCGGTGGTGGTCTGCTGGGTCTGGAAGCCGCTGGTGCACTGAAAGCACTGGGGCTGGAAACGCACGTTATTGAATTTGCACCAGTACTGATGGCCGAACAGCTGGATCGTCAGGGTGGCGAAATGCTACGCCGTAAGATCGAAAGCCTCGGTGTCACGGTACATACCAGCAAAAACACCCGTGAAATCGCCCACTATCAGGGTAAGCAAGGTCATCACCAACTGCGTTTTGCCGATGATAGCGTGCTGGATGTCGATCTGGTGGTGTTCTCAACCGGTATTCGCCCGCAAGATACGCTGGCACGTTACTCCGATCTGCCGATTGCGGAACGTGGTGGTGTTGAAATTAATGACCACTGCCTGACTGCCGATGAACACATCTATGCGATCGGTGAATGTGCCGCCTGGCATGGTCGTTTCTTTGGTCTGGTAGCCCCTGGCTACAAGATGGCGCAGGTAGCCGTTGATCACCTGTTAGGTAATGACAACGCCTTCACTGGTGCCGATATGAGCGCCAAGCTGAAACTGCTGGGTGTGGAAGTGGGCAGTATCGGTGATGCGCAAGGCCGTACACCGGAAAGCCTGAGCTACGTCTATCAGGACGACGCAGCCGGCATCTATAAAAAAATTGTGGTCAGCAGTGATGGTTCTAAACTGCTGGGTGCGGTGCTGGTCGGTGATACCACCGATTACGGCAATCTGCTGCAGTTGAAACTCAATGACATGCCGCTGCCAGCGCACCCTGATACGCTGATTTTGCCTGCGCATGCGGGTGCCAAACCAACGCTGGGTGTTGATGCCCTGCCCGACAGCGCACAGATCTGTTCCTGCTTCGACGTCACTAAAGGCCGCATCGCGCAAGCCGTTGCTGCCGGTTGCCACACTGTTGCGGCGATCAAAGCAGAAACCAAAGCCGGTACCGGTTGTGGTGGTTGCGTGCCGTTGATCTCGCAGGTGCTGAATGCAGAATTGTCCCGTCAGGGCATTGAAGTGAAAAATCACCTGTGTGAACACTTCGCATTCTCCCGTCAGGAACTGTTCCATCTGGTCAAAGTCGGTCAGCTGAAAACCTTTGAAGAAGTATTAAGCAAACACGGCCACGGTTATGGCTGTGAAGTCTGTAAACCAACGGTGGGCTCAATTCTGGCCTCTTGCTGGGGCGAATATGTGCTGAAATCAGCACACACACCGCTGCAAGATACCAACGATACCTTCCTCGGTAACATGCAAAAAGATGGCACTTATTCCGTGATCCCGCGTATGCCGGGCGGAGAAGTAACACCGGAAGGTCTGATGGAAGTCGCTGCAGTCGCACGCGATTATAAGCTTTACACCAAGATCACCGGCGCACAGCGTATCGGTTTGTTTGGTGCGCATAAAGACGACTTGCCAACCATCTGGGAGCGTCTGATCAAAGCGGGCTTTGAAACCGGTCATGCGTATGCCAAATCACTGCGTATGGTGAAAACCTGTGTCGGCAGCACTTGGTGTCGTTTCGGCGTGCAGGACAGCGTGGGCTTGGGTGTTGAGTTGGAACATCGCTACAAAGGCATTCGTTCCCCGCACAAAATGAAATTCGGCGTTTCCGGTTGTACCCGTGAATGTGCGGAAGCGCAGGGTAAAGATGTCGGCATCATCGCCACCGATAAAGGCTGGAACCTGTATGTCTGCGGTAACGGCGGCATGAAACCACGCCATGCTGATCTGCTGGCAGCGGATTTAGATAAAGAGACGCTGATCCGTTATGTCGATCGTTTCCTGATGTTCTATGTGCGCACGGCTGACAAGCTGCAACGTACTGCCAGCTGGCTGGACAATCTTGAAGGTGGTTTGGATTACCTGAAGTCGGTCATCATCGACGACAAACTGGGGATCGGTGCGGAACTGGAACAGGAAATGGACGCGATCCGCAGTCAGTATCATTGCGAATGGCAGGAAACACTGGGTGATGAACAACAGAAACTGCGTTTCCGTCACTTCATCAACAGCGCACAGCCTGATCCGTTGGTGCAATTCGTCAGTGAACGTCATCAGCATCGTCCGGCGAAACCGGAAGAACGCATTCCGACTTACAACATTTCACTGGAGGAACCGGTATGA
- the syd gene encoding SecY-interacting protein, with amino-acid sequence MADQVICALSDVFARWFAYQQQRGIQVCCPEDELRPSPCRYDAQHPERWKPWSRPEMSDLQNIASALECVFHPAIHAYYGHGYAGQITASFKGLAVTLVQPWNEEDFERLQQNLVAHVLMLRRLKLPITLFLATVSDESRVISLDNETGEVVLEQLGKKKRWVLADSLPAFLQRLSPLAQTAVTPAVPVNLPA; translated from the coding sequence GTGGCTGATCAAGTTATTTGCGCATTATCTGATGTATTTGCACGCTGGTTCGCCTACCAGCAGCAGCGGGGGATCCAGGTTTGCTGTCCTGAGGATGAACTGCGGCCGTCGCCTTGTCGTTATGATGCGCAACATCCGGAGCGATGGAAGCCCTGGTCACGACCGGAGATGAGCGATCTGCAGAACATTGCTTCCGCGCTGGAGTGTGTTTTTCATCCGGCGATTCATGCGTATTACGGCCATGGTTATGCCGGACAAATTACGGCTTCGTTCAAGGGGCTGGCGGTGACACTGGTACAACCCTGGAATGAAGAGGATTTTGAGCGCTTACAGCAGAATCTGGTTGCACATGTCTTAATGCTGCGCCGGCTTAAGTTACCCATAACCCTGTTTCTGGCAACGGTGTCTGATGAATCACGGGTGATCAGTCTGGATAATGAAACCGGCGAGGTGGTGCTGGAGCAATTAGGTAAGAAAAAGCGCTGGGTGCTGGCAGATTCGTTACCGGCATTTTTGCAGCGGCTTTCCCCTTTAGCTCAAACGGCAGTTACCCCAGCTGTTCCAGTAAACTTACCCGCTTAG
- the nirC gene encoding nitrite transporter NirC codes for MYQDTIEKCAAVATRIKNTSANNPLSFWIGSLMAGAYVGLGIILIFTLGNLVDPAIRPLVMGATFGIALTLVIIAGAELYTGHTMFLTFGIKTGRLNTIQATGILAQSWTGNLLGSIVVAYLFYLGGGGQILPVDSSLVHKVALAKTTAPALALFAKGILCNWLVCLAIWMCQRVDGAAKFIAIWWCLLAFIASGYEHSIANMTLFALSWFGAHTPEYTLGGIGYNLLWVTLGNTVSGVLFMGLGYWYATPRAQRPAVATETKAGVHHHA; via the coding sequence ATGTATCAGGATACGATTGAGAAATGCGCCGCGGTCGCGACGCGCATCAAAAATACCTCGGCGAATAACCCGCTGAGTTTCTGGATCGGTAGTCTGATGGCAGGCGCCTATGTCGGTCTGGGCATCATCCTGATTTTCACACTGGGTAATCTGGTTGATCCGGCAATCCGTCCGCTGGTCATGGGTGCCACCTTCGGTATCGCACTGACGCTGGTGATCATCGCCGGTGCCGAGCTCTATACCGGTCACACCATGTTTCTGACCTTCGGTATCAAAACCGGCAGACTGAACACCATTCAGGCAACAGGCATTCTGGCGCAATCCTGGACCGGTAACCTGCTGGGCTCCATCGTGGTCGCTTACCTGTTTTATCTGGGTGGCGGCGGTCAGATCCTGCCGGTTGACAGCAGTCTGGTACATAAAGTCGCACTGGCGAAAACCACCGCACCGGCACTGGCATTGTTTGCCAAAGGCATACTGTGTAACTGGCTGGTTTGTCTGGCGATCTGGATGTGTCAGCGCGTGGATGGCGCCGCTAAATTCATCGCTATCTGGTGGTGTCTGCTGGCGTTTATCGCTTCCGGTTACGAACACTCGATTGCCAATATGACACTGTTCGCCCTGTCCTGGTTTGGTGCGCATACACCAGAATATACACTGGGCGGTATCGGCTATAACCTGCTGTGGGTGACACTGGGCAACACCGTTTCCGGCGTATTGTTCATGGGTCTGGGCTACTGGTATGCCACCCCACGCGCGCAACGTCCTGCTGTAGCAACCGAGACTAAAGCCGGCGTTCATCATCACGCCTGA
- a CDS encoding DUF3301 domain-containing protein, with product MTDLLLLFLICLIGAEAWLRRQQSELAERLIRHYCQSADLQLLSVARQSFGIPLFLARITQKANAFVFEFSRDGVSTEEGELYLVGLHQPVFRVNPPKQSHSHSNETSGIVVNMPAHDENHDSPPVKSDKNNVIPFPRQRH from the coding sequence ATGACTGATCTGTTGCTGTTGTTTTTGATCTGTCTGATTGGAGCAGAGGCCTGGCTGCGTCGTCAGCAATCAGAACTGGCAGAACGTTTGATCCGGCATTATTGCCAGAGTGCAGATTTGCAACTACTCAGTGTGGCCCGGCAATCCTTTGGTATTCCGTTATTTCTGGCGCGGATAACACAGAAAGCGAATGCCTTTGTTTTTGAATTCAGCCGCGATGGTGTCAGTACAGAAGAAGGTGAACTTTATCTGGTGGGGCTGCATCAGCCGGTTTTTCGCGTTAATCCGCCTAAACAGAGCCACAGTCACAGCAATGAGACCAGCGGCATTGTCGTGAATATGCCCGCACATGACGAGAACCATGATTCACCACCAGTGAAATCAGACAAGAACAATGTCATCCCGTTCCCACGGCAGCGTCACTGA
- the hcp gene encoding hydroxylamine reductase, protein MFCIQCEQTISTPTTKGCSYTMGMCGKTAEVSDLQDVLIYLLQGVSDYAVKARSVGIVDQAIDAYVCQALFSTLTNVNFDAARIIAFINEAQQNRDSLKSRYEAACLLAGKAPEAATGPAALILTADKAELLAWAPNAAVNRNYKEIGEDILGLRLLCLYGLKGAAAYMEHARVLGQQDDEVGAEFHQIMMFLGTEPTEMQPLIDCAMQIGQMNFKVMALLDKGETETFGHPEPTRVNMKPVAGKAILVSGHDLHDLEKILQQTEGKGINVFTNGEMLPAHAYPAFKKYPHLVGNYGSAWQNQQKEFAAFPGAVVMTSNCIINPNVGKYADRIYTRSIVGWPGVTHIEGDDFSTVIEKALSLDGFPYDEIPHYTMTGFARNALMAAAPAVIDQVKAGNIKHFFLIGGCDGDKQERGYYTEMAKAVPQDSLILTLACGKFKFNDLEFGDINGIPRLLDVGQCNDAYSAIQLALALAEAFECGVNDLPLSLVLSWFEQKAIVILLTLLSLGVKGIRVGPSVPGFLTPNLLNFLNETFDLRPITTVEQDLKDILAA, encoded by the coding sequence ATGTTTTGTATTCAGTGTGAACAGACTATCTCTACCCCAACCACGAAAGGTTGCAGCTACACCATGGGCATGTGCGGTAAAACTGCTGAAGTGTCAGATCTGCAGGATGTGCTGATTTATCTGCTGCAGGGCGTTTCTGATTATGCCGTGAAAGCCCGCTCTGTTGGCATCGTTGATCAAGCGATCGATGCCTATGTCTGTCAGGCACTGTTCTCTACCCTCACCAACGTGAACTTCGATGCGGCTCGTATCATTGCCTTCATCAACGAAGCTCAACAAAACCGTGATTCGCTGAAATCCCGTTATGAAGCCGCTTGCCTGCTGGCAGGTAAAGCACCGGAAGCTGCGACTGGTCCGGCAGCGTTGATCCTGACTGCAGATAAAGCTGAACTGCTGGCATGGGCACCGAATGCGGCGGTGAATCGTAACTACAAAGAAATCGGCGAAGATATTCTGGGTCTGCGTTTGCTGTGTCTGTATGGCCTGAAAGGCGCCGCTGCCTATATGGAACACGCGCGCGTGTTAGGTCAGCAGGATGATGAAGTTGGTGCTGAATTCCACCAAATCATGATGTTCCTGGGCACTGAACCAACTGAAATGCAGCCACTGATTGATTGTGCGATGCAGATCGGCCAGATGAACTTCAAAGTCATGGCATTGCTGGATAAAGGTGAAACTGAAACCTTCGGCCATCCGGAACCAACCCGCGTCAACATGAAGCCGGTAGCTGGTAAGGCAATTCTGGTTTCCGGTCACGATCTGCACGATCTGGAAAAAATCCTGCAACAGACTGAAGGCAAAGGCATCAACGTATTCACTAACGGTGAAATGTTACCGGCCCACGCCTACCCGGCTTTCAAAAAATACCCGCACTTAGTGGGTAACTATGGTTCCGCCTGGCAGAACCAGCAGAAAGAGTTCGCCGCCTTCCCGGGTGCAGTGGTGATGACCTCTAACTGCATTATCAACCCGAACGTCGGTAAATACGCGGATCGCATCTATACCCGCAGCATCGTCGGCTGGCCGGGAGTGACTCACATTGAAGGTGATGATTTCAGTACCGTGATTGAAAAAGCACTGTCACTGGACGGTTTCCCATACGATGAAATTCCGCATTACACCATGACTGGTTTTGCCCGTAATGCGCTGATGGCTGCAGCACCTGCCGTGATCGATCAGGTGAAAGCCGGCAACATCAAACACTTCTTCCTGATCGGCGGTTGTGACGGTGATAAACAAGAACGTGGTTATTACACTGAAATGGCGAAAGCCGTACCACAAGACAGCCTGATCCTGACGCTGGCGTGTGGCAAATTCAAATTCAACGATCTGGAATTCGGCGACATCAACGGTATCCCGCGTCTGCTGGATGTCGGTCAGTGTAACGATGCCTACTCAGCTATTCAGCTGGCGCTGGCACTGGCTGAAGCGTTTGAATGTGGCGTAAATGATCTGCCACTGTCGCTGGTGCTGTCTTGGTTTGAACAGAAAGCGATTGTGATTCTGCTGACGCTGCTGTCACTGGGTGTGAAAGGTATCCGTGTTGGCCCGTCCGTACCAGGCTTCCTGACACCAAACCTGCTGAACTTCCTGAATGAGACTTTTGATCTGAGACCAATCACTACCGTGGAACAAGATCTGAAAGATATTCTCGCAGCATAA
- the queF gene encoding NADPH-dependent 7-cyano-7-deazaguanine reductase QueF (Catalyzes the NADPH-dependent reduction of 7-cyano-7-deazaguanine (preQ0) to 7-aminomethyl-7-deazaguanine (preQ1) in queuosine biosynthesis): MSHASPYENNPLLANLTLGQKTDYIAEYSPQLLQPVPRQLNRDALNLAGNLPFHGEDLWTLYEISWLNNKGKPVVAIGEARIDAGSINLIESKSFKLYLNSFNQTRFADLATVRHTLEQDLSKCAEGAIKVALYPLSEAAHHIGTFPGECIDDLDIVIDEYHFSSDWLEQAGDNHTIVEETLHSHLLKSNCLVTGQPDWGSVVIHYKGPRINREKMLRYLISFRQHNEFHEQCVERIFVDLQRHCQPEKLTVYARYTRRGGLDINPFRSNWETAPANMRLIRQ; this comes from the coding sequence ATGTCTCATGCATCCCCTTACGAAAATAACCCGTTGCTGGCTAACCTGACTTTAGGTCAGAAAACAGACTATATCGCAGAGTATAGCCCGCAACTGCTGCAACCAGTGCCAAGACAGTTAAACCGGGATGCATTGAATCTGGCCGGAAATTTACCTTTCCATGGTGAGGATCTGTGGACTTTGTATGAGATCTCCTGGCTGAACAACAAAGGAAAACCTGTTGTTGCCATCGGTGAGGCAAGAATTGATGCCGGAAGCATCAATCTGATCGAATCCAAATCATTTAAACTGTATCTGAACAGTTTTAATCAGACCCGGTTCGCTGATTTGGCGACCGTGCGTCACACGCTGGAACAGGATCTCAGTAAATGTGCGGAAGGCGCAATCAAAGTGGCGCTCTATCCATTATCCGAAGCCGCACATCATATTGGCACCTTCCCCGGCGAGTGTATTGACGATCTGGATATCGTGATTGATGAATATCACTTCTCCAGCGACTGGCTGGAACAGGCCGGTGACAATCACACGATTGTCGAAGAAACGCTGCACAGTCATCTGCTGAAATCAAATTGTCTGGTCACCGGACAACCTGACTGGGGCAGTGTTGTTATTCACTATAAAGGCCCCCGCATTAACCGCGAAAAAATGCTGCGTTATCTGATCTCTTTCCGTCAGCACAATGAATTTCATGAGCAATGCGTTGAGCGGATTTTTGTTGATCTGCAGCGTCACTGCCAGCCGGAAAAACTGACGGTCTATGCCCGTTATACCCGGCGGGGCGGACTGGATATCAATCCGTTCCGCAGTAACTGGGAAACTGCACCGGCAAATATGCGACTGATCAGACAGTAA
- a CDS encoding YqcC family protein: protein MSRQVVFLLKELELTLQRLQLWQDEAPSAEALASTQPFALDTLEFHQWLQFIFLERLRFMLTDNQPLPSSVAIYPMATEVYKKKLKEHALLLDVLARLDEALSGKPADRLQ from the coding sequence ATGTCGCGACAAGTTGTGTTTTTGCTAAAAGAGCTGGAACTGACGTTACAGCGTCTGCAGTTATGGCAGGACGAGGCACCTTCTGCGGAAGCGTTAGCCAGTACACAGCCGTTTGCACTGGATACACTGGAGTTTCATCAGTGGTTACAGTTTATTTTTCTGGAACGGTTACGTTTCATGCTGACGGATAATCAGCCATTACCATCGTCGGTGGCAATCTATCCGATGGCAACTGAAGTGTATAAGAAAAAACTGAAAGAGCATGCTTTGTTGCTGGATGTACTGGCCCGTCTGGATGAAGCACTCAGTGGTAAGCCGGCAGATCGATTGCAATGA
- the nirD gene encoding nitrite reductase small subunit NirD, whose translation MSWTDICAVNDIIPGTGVCALLGQHQVAVFRPYADEQLFALDNIDPFYQSSVLSRGILAELHGELYITSPLKKQHFRLKDGVCLENADFSIAAYAVRVNNGRIELKEPV comes from the coding sequence ATGAGCTGGACCGATATCTGCGCGGTAAACGACATTATTCCCGGCACCGGCGTGTGTGCGCTGCTGGGGCAACATCAGGTGGCGGTCTTCCGCCCCTATGCTGACGAACAACTGTTTGCACTCGACAACATAGATCCGTTCTATCAGTCCAGCGTGCTCTCCCGCGGCATTCTGGCGGAATTACACGGTGAGTTGTACATCACCAGTCCGCTGAAAAAACAGCATTTCCGCCTGAAAGATGGTGTGTGTCTGGAGAACGCTGATTTCTCAATTGCTGCCTATGCAGTACGGGTGAACAACGGACGCATTGAACTCAAGGAGCCAGTGTAA
- the envC gene encoding murein hydrolase activator EnvC, with product MKYNRVGLLVGAFFFSAVIQAEESKNVNSSLSSVREQIQQKQQAIQVQKKDLASLQQQLKADEEAIAAANQKLQNSQSQLDKVRSKLQRLEAQRAKLEAQSRQQERLLAEQFDEAYRMGQHDYLKLLLNQQDPAAVDRTMAYYGYMNQARLKVLKRLDATKAELLENKQETSTSSQELRALIDGQKQDQLTLQQTQQQREKTAQNINESLQSDQQQLTKLQLAEKAMLQKIEEQRKRLEAERARKKKEALALARAKAKKEGKSQAAAERKAAAKLAETDLKGLGKSGRMSWPVRGTVIRKFGETRTGEVAWKGILIKAGQGAPVKAAGSGDVVFADWLDGFGNVLVIDHGRGYLSLYGNNQSLSKQVGQHVNSGEVIASAGNSGNTGATGVYFEIRRAGKPVNPVLLLGR from the coding sequence ATGAAATACAATCGCGTCGGCCTGTTGGTCGGCGCGTTTTTTTTTAGCGCCGTCATACAGGCGGAAGAGTCAAAAAACGTCAACTCATCGCTATCGAGCGTACGAGAACAAATCCAGCAAAAACAGCAAGCTATCCAGGTTCAGAAAAAGGATCTGGCTTCGCTGCAGCAACAGCTGAAAGCCGATGAAGAGGCCATTGCAGCTGCGAATCAAAAATTACAGAACTCCCAGAGCCAGCTCGATAAAGTGCGCAGTAAACTGCAGCGTCTTGAAGCGCAACGCGCAAAACTGGAAGCGCAATCCCGGCAGCAGGAACGTTTACTGGCCGAACAGTTCGATGAAGCCTATCGCATGGGTCAGCACGACTATCTCAAACTGCTGCTTAATCAGCAGGATCCAGCCGCCGTTGATCGCACCATGGCCTATTACGGTTACATGAATCAGGCGCGGCTGAAGGTATTAAAACGACTGGATGCCACCAAAGCGGAACTGTTAGAGAATAAGCAGGAAACCAGCACCAGCAGTCAGGAACTGCGTGCACTGATTGATGGTCAGAAGCAGGATCAGTTAACGCTGCAGCAAACACAGCAGCAGCGCGAAAAGACGGCACAGAATATCAACGAATCACTGCAATCGGATCAACAGCAGCTGACAAAATTGCAACTGGCAGAAAAAGCCATGCTGCAAAAAATTGAAGAACAACGTAAACGCCTGGAAGCTGAACGCGCCCGCAAGAAAAAAGAAGCCTTGGCACTGGCCCGGGCTAAAGCGAAAAAAGAAGGTAAATCACAAGCAGCCGCAGAGCGTAAAGCGGCTGCCAAGCTGGCTGAAACTGACTTAAAAGGGCTGGGTAAATCGGGACGCATGAGCTGGCCGGTACGCGGCACCGTCATTCGCAAATTTGGTGAAACCCGGACAGGTGAAGTTGCCTGGAAAGGCATTTTGATTAAAGCCGGTCAGGGTGCGCCGGTAAAAGCCGCCGGCAGTGGTGATGTGGTATTTGCTGACTGGCTGGATGGCTTTGGCAACGTACTGGTTATCGACCATGGTCGCGGCTATCTCAGTCTGTATGGCAATAACCAAAGCCTGAGTAAACAGGTCGGTCAGCATGTAAACAGCGGTGAAGTCATTGCCAGCGCAGGTAACAGCGGCAACACAGGAGCGACCGGTGTTTACTTTGAGATCCGCCGGGCCGGTAAGCCGGTTAACCCGGTATTACTACTCGGAAGATAA
- the truC gene encoding tRNA pseudouridine(65) synthase TruC produces MKLEILYQDEHLVAINKPAGLLVHRSWLDKGETQFAMQMTRDQIGQHVYTVHRLDRPTSGILLFALDPDTARLLTDAFAGHRMQKEYLALVRGWAPLQKFLDYPLKEELDRIADKFADQDKPAQPAKTHIRCLGRVELPFAVSPRHPSSRYSLVKLLPLTGRKHQLRRHLAHLRHPIVGDTSHGDGRHNRFFRDQFSCDRLMLHHHQLSFRHPHSNELLTIRASLDERWQQQLQAFNWQVQI; encoded by the coding sequence ATGAAATTAGAGATCCTTTATCAGGATGAACATCTGGTCGCGATTAACAAACCGGCCGGATTACTGGTACATCGCAGCTGGCTGGATAAGGGCGAAACGCAATTTGCGATGCAGATGACACGTGATCAGATTGGTCAGCATGTGTATACCGTGCATCGTCTGGATCGTCCGACTTCCGGCATCCTGTTGTTTGCGCTGGATCCGGATACGGCCCGGTTGCTGACGGATGCCTTTGCCGGACACCGGATGCAGAAAGAATATCTGGCGCTGGTCCGGGGCTGGGCACCGCTGCAAAAATTTCTCGATTATCCGCTGAAAGAAGAGCTGGATCGGATTGCGGATAAGTTTGCCGATCAGGATAAACCGGCACAACCGGCCAAAACGCATATCCGTTGTCTGGGGCGGGTCGAGTTACCGTTTGCGGTATCTCCGCGGCATCCGAGCAGTCGTTACAGTCTGGTGAAATTACTGCCGCTGACTGGCCGCAAGCATCAGTTGCGCCGTCATCTGGCGCATTTACGGCATCCGATTGTGGGGGATACCTCGCATGGTGACGGACGGCATAACCGCTTTTTCCGCGACCAGTTCAGTTGTGACCGCCTGATGCTGCATCATCATCAGCTCAGCTTCCGTCATCCTCACAGCAATGAATTACTGACAATCCGGGCTTCGCTGGATGAGCGCTGGCAGCAGCAATTGCAAGCCTTCAACTGGCAGGTTCAGATTTAA
- a CDS encoding hybrid-cluster NAD(P)-dependent oxidoreductase, with product MTQSPQVWQQGAQTLCCIERRQETADAVTLVFRPLQALAVSYQPGQFLLLTVEIDGQSHSRAYSLSSSPSRSAYLAVTVKRVAGGLVSNWLLDHFHTGDTLSALAPTGAFFLPADYSAGKILLCSAGSGITPMMSMAHWLLDNQRETEILFLHSARHAEDIIFRDELMALAAKYPQFKLSLILDNTTDAFVCYQGFLNPVLFDQLVPDLSDCHAFMCGPTPYMDSLESCLRDRQFPMHNSHKESFTPAVPLNTTTEAESQFRLEVPGFGASSEITNQQTVLEALEALQLPIIGACRSGICGSCKCKVVSGSVEDISTQPGPLTEEEQQQGYILACSSRASSDLELEL from the coding sequence ATGACCCAATCCCCCCAAGTATGGCAACAAGGGGCTCAAACCCTGTGTTGTATTGAACGCCGGCAGGAAACTGCTGATGCCGTAACGTTAGTTTTTCGCCCGTTACAAGCACTGGCTGTCAGTTATCAGCCAGGACAATTTTTACTGCTGACTGTTGAAATTGATGGTCAGTCACATAGCCGCGCTTATTCACTTTCTTCTTCACCTTCCCGCTCTGCCTATCTGGCTGTCACCGTCAAACGTGTGGCGGGCGGGCTGGTTTCTAACTGGTTGCTGGATCATTTCCACACTGGCGATACGCTAAGCGCATTGGCACCGACAGGGGCGTTCTTCCTGCCTGCGGATTACAGTGCCGGTAAAATTTTGCTGTGCAGTGCCGGTAGCGGCATTACCCCGATGATGTCGATGGCACACTGGTTACTGGATAACCAGCGCGAAACTGAGATCCTGTTCCTGCATAGCGCTCGTCATGCCGAAGACATTATCTTCCGCGATGAGCTGATGGCGCTGGCGGCAAAATACCCGCAGTTCAAACTGTCGCTGATCCTCGACAACACCACTGATGCCTTTGTTTGTTATCAGGGCTTCCTGAATCCGGTGTTGTTTGATCAGTTAGTACCAGATCTGAGCGACTGCCATGCCTTCATGTGTGGCCCGACGCCGTATATGGATTCATTGGAAAGCTGCTTGCGTGATCGCCAGTTTCCGATGCACAACAGCCACAAAGAATCATTCACCCCTGCAGTTCCGCTGAACACAACCACTGAGGCTGAAAGCCAGTTCCGTCTGGAAGTTCCTGGTTTTGGCGCCAGCAGCGAGATCACTAACCAGCAAACCGTGCTGGAAGCGCTGGAAGCATTACAATTACCTATTATAGGTGCCTGCCGTTCCGGCATCTGTGGTTCCTGCAAATGCAAAGTGGTCAGCGGCAGCGTGGAAGACATCAGCACGCAACCCGGTCCGTTGACCGAAGAAGAGCAGCAGCAAGGTTATATTCTGGCGTGCAGCAGCCGCGCCAGCTCAGATTTAGAACTGGAGCTTTGA